One stretch of Nycticebus coucang isolate mNycCou1 chromosome 7, mNycCou1.pri, whole genome shotgun sequence DNA includes these proteins:
- the SLC11A1 gene encoding natural resistance-associated macrophage protein 1 isoform X1, which translates to MASDRGPQMLSRPSYGSISSPPSPGPQQVPPRETYLSEKILIPDTKSGTFSLRKLWAFTGPGFLMSIAFLDPGNIESDLQAGAVAKFKLLWVLLWATVLGLLCQRLAARLGVVTGKDLGEVCHLYYPKVPRTLLWLTIELAIVGSDMQEVIGTAIAFNLLSAGRIPLWGGVLITIVDTFFFLFLDNYGLRKLEAFFGFLITIMALTFGYEYVVAQPSQGALLRDLFLPSCPGCGHPELLQAVGIVGAIIMPHNIYLHSALVKSREIDRTRRMDIQEANMYFLIEATIALSVSFIINLFVMAVFGQAFYQQTNQAAFNICANSSLHDYANIFPMNNQTVAVDIYQGGVILGCLFGPAALYIWAIGLLAAGQSSTMTGTYAGQFVMEGFLRLRWSRFARVLLTRSCAILPTVLVAVFRDLKDLSGLNDLLNVLQSLLLPFAVLPILTFTSLPALMKEFANGLLSKVITSSIMVLVCAINLYFVVSYLPSLPHPAYFSLVALLAAGYLGLTTYLVWTCCIVHGATFLAHSSHQHFLYGLSEGKEGETSG; encoded by the exons ATGGCAA GTGACAGGGGTCCCCAAATGCTGAGCAGGCCCAGCTATGGCTCCATCTCCAGCCCACCCAGCCCAGGACCACAGCAAGTGCCTCCCAGAGAGACCTACCTGAGTGAGAAGATCCTCATCCCGGACACAAAATCG GGCACATTCAGTCTGCGGAAGCTGTGGGCCTTCACAGGACCTGGCTTCCTCATGAGCATCGCTTTCCTGGACCCAGGAAACATCGAGTCAGATCTTCAGGCTGGCGCCGTGGCTAAATTCAAA CTGCTCTGGGTGCTGCTCTGGGCCACGGTGTTGGGCTTGCTCTGCCAGCGACTAGCTGCTCGGCTAGGCGTGGTGACAGGCAAAGATTTGGGTGAGGTCTGCCATCTCTACTACCCTAAG GTGCCCCGCACCCTCCTATGGCTAACCATTGAGCTGGCCATTGTGGGCTCAGACATGCAGGAGGTCATCGGTACAGCTATTGCCTTCAACCTGCTCTCAGCTGGACG AATCCCACTCTGGGGTGGTGTCCTGATCACCATAGTGGAcaccttcttcttcctcttccttgatAACTACG GGTTGCGAAAGCTGGAAGCCTTTTTTGGATTCCTTATTACTATTATGGCCTTGACCTTCGGTTATGAG TATGTGGTGGCACAACCCTCCCAGGGAGCACTTCTTCGAGACCTGTTCCTGCCCTCATGCCCTGGCTGTGGTCATCCTGAGCTGCTGCAGGCCGTGGGCATTGTGGGTGCCATCATCATGCCCCACAACATCTACCTGCACTCGGCTCTGGTCAAG TCTCGAGAGATAGACCGGACCCGCCGAATGGACATCCAAGAAGCCAACATGTACTTCCTGATTGAAGCCACCATCGCCCTATCTGTCTCCTTCATCATCAACCTCTTTGTCATGGCTGTCTTTGGACAGGCCTTCTACCAGCAAACTAACCAGGCTGCG TTCAACATCTGTGCCAACAGCAGCCTCCACGACTACGCCAACATCTTCCCCATGAACAACCAGACAGTAGCCGTGGACATTTACCAAGGA GGCGTGATCCTAGGTTGCCTCTTCGGCCCCGCAGCCCTTTACATTTGGGCCATAGGTCTCCTGGCAGCCGGGCAGAGCTCCACTATGACAGGCACCTACGCTGGACAGTTCGTGATGGAG GGCTTCCTGAGGCTGCGATGGTCACGCTTTGCTAGAGTCCTTCTCACCCGCTCCTGTGCCATTCTGCCCACTGTGTTGGTGGCTGTCTTCCGGGACCTGAAGGACCTGTCAGGTCTCAACGACCTGCTCAACGTGCTACAGAGTCTTCTG CTTCCATTTGCTGTGCTGCCCATCCTCACGTTCACCAGTTTGCCTGCCCTCATGAAGGAGTTTGCCAATGGACT GCTGAGCAAGGTCATCACTTCCTCCATCATGGTTCTGGTCTGTGCCATCAACCTCTACTTCGTGGTCAGCTACCTGCCCAGCCTCCCACACCCTGCCTACTTCAGCCTTGTAGCCCTGCTGGCTGCAGGTTACCTGGGCCTCACTACCTACCTG GTCTGGACCTGTTGCATTGTCCATGGAGCCACCTTTTTGGCCCACAGCTCCCACCAACACTTCCTGTATGGACTCtcggaagggaaggagggagagacttctggatga
- the SLC11A1 gene encoding natural resistance-associated macrophage protein 1 isoform X3, translating into MASDRGPQMLSRPSYGSISSPPSPGPQQVPPRETYLSEKILIPDTKSGTFSLRKLWAFTGPGFLMSIAFLDPGNIESDLQAGAVAKFKLLWVLLWATVLGLLCQRLAARLGVVTGKDLGEVCHLYYPKVPRTLLWLTIELAIVGSDMQEVIGTAIAFNLLSAGRIPLWGGVLITIVDTFFFLFLDNYGLRKLEAFFGFLITIMALTFGYEYVVAQPSQGALLRDLFLPSCPGCGHPELLQAVGIVGAIIMPHNIYLHSALVKSREIDRTRRMDIQEANMYFLIEATIALSVSFIINLFVMAVFGQAFYQQTNQAAFNICANSSLHDYANIFPMNNQTVAVDIYQGGFLRLRWSRFARVLLTRSCAILPTVLVAVFRDLKDLSGLNDLLNVLQSLLLPFAVLPILTFTSLPALMKEFANGLLSKVITSSIMVLVCAINLYFVVSYLPSLPHPAYFSLVALLAAGYLGLTTYLVWTCCIVHGATFLAHSSHQHFLYGLSEGKEGETSG; encoded by the exons ATGGCAA GTGACAGGGGTCCCCAAATGCTGAGCAGGCCCAGCTATGGCTCCATCTCCAGCCCACCCAGCCCAGGACCACAGCAAGTGCCTCCCAGAGAGACCTACCTGAGTGAGAAGATCCTCATCCCGGACACAAAATCG GGCACATTCAGTCTGCGGAAGCTGTGGGCCTTCACAGGACCTGGCTTCCTCATGAGCATCGCTTTCCTGGACCCAGGAAACATCGAGTCAGATCTTCAGGCTGGCGCCGTGGCTAAATTCAAA CTGCTCTGGGTGCTGCTCTGGGCCACGGTGTTGGGCTTGCTCTGCCAGCGACTAGCTGCTCGGCTAGGCGTGGTGACAGGCAAAGATTTGGGTGAGGTCTGCCATCTCTACTACCCTAAG GTGCCCCGCACCCTCCTATGGCTAACCATTGAGCTGGCCATTGTGGGCTCAGACATGCAGGAGGTCATCGGTACAGCTATTGCCTTCAACCTGCTCTCAGCTGGACG AATCCCACTCTGGGGTGGTGTCCTGATCACCATAGTGGAcaccttcttcttcctcttccttgatAACTACG GGTTGCGAAAGCTGGAAGCCTTTTTTGGATTCCTTATTACTATTATGGCCTTGACCTTCGGTTATGAG TATGTGGTGGCACAACCCTCCCAGGGAGCACTTCTTCGAGACCTGTTCCTGCCCTCATGCCCTGGCTGTGGTCATCCTGAGCTGCTGCAGGCCGTGGGCATTGTGGGTGCCATCATCATGCCCCACAACATCTACCTGCACTCGGCTCTGGTCAAG TCTCGAGAGATAGACCGGACCCGCCGAATGGACATCCAAGAAGCCAACATGTACTTCCTGATTGAAGCCACCATCGCCCTATCTGTCTCCTTCATCATCAACCTCTTTGTCATGGCTGTCTTTGGACAGGCCTTCTACCAGCAAACTAACCAGGCTGCG TTCAACATCTGTGCCAACAGCAGCCTCCACGACTACGCCAACATCTTCCCCATGAACAACCAGACAGTAGCCGTGGACATTTACCAAGGA GGCTTCCTGAGGCTGCGATGGTCACGCTTTGCTAGAGTCCTTCTCACCCGCTCCTGTGCCATTCTGCCCACTGTGTTGGTGGCTGTCTTCCGGGACCTGAAGGACCTGTCAGGTCTCAACGACCTGCTCAACGTGCTACAGAGTCTTCTG CTTCCATTTGCTGTGCTGCCCATCCTCACGTTCACCAGTTTGCCTGCCCTCATGAAGGAGTTTGCCAATGGACT GCTGAGCAAGGTCATCACTTCCTCCATCATGGTTCTGGTCTGTGCCATCAACCTCTACTTCGTGGTCAGCTACCTGCCCAGCCTCCCACACCCTGCCTACTTCAGCCTTGTAGCCCTGCTGGCTGCAGGTTACCTGGGCCTCACTACCTACCTG GTCTGGACCTGTTGCATTGTCCATGGAGCCACCTTTTTGGCCCACAGCTCCCACCAACACTTCCTGTATGGACTCtcggaagggaaggagggagagacttctggatga
- the SLC11A1 gene encoding natural resistance-associated macrophage protein 1 isoform X4: MSIAFLDPGNIESDLQAGAVAKFKLLWVLLWATVLGLLCQRLAARLGVVTGKDLGEVCHLYYPKVPRTLLWLTIELAIVGSDMQEVIGTAIAFNLLSAGRIPLWGGVLITIVDTFFFLFLDNYGLRKLEAFFGFLITIMALTFGYEYVVAQPSQGALLRDLFLPSCPGCGHPELLQAVGIVGAIIMPHNIYLHSALVKSREIDRTRRMDIQEANMYFLIEATIALSVSFIINLFVMAVFGQAFYQQTNQAAFNICANSSLHDYANIFPMNNQTVAVDIYQGGVILGCLFGPAALYIWAIGLLAAGQSSTMTGTYAGQFVMEGFLRLRWSRFARVLLTRSCAILPTVLVAVFRDLKDLSGLNDLLNVLQSLLLPFAVLPILTFTSLPALMKEFANGLLSKVITSSIMVLVCAINLYFVVSYLPSLPHPAYFSLVALLAAGYLGLTTYLVWTCCIVHGATFLAHSSHQHFLYGLSEGKEGETSG, translated from the exons ATGAGCATCGCTTTCCTGGACCCAGGAAACATCGAGTCAGATCTTCAGGCTGGCGCCGTGGCTAAATTCAAA CTGCTCTGGGTGCTGCTCTGGGCCACGGTGTTGGGCTTGCTCTGCCAGCGACTAGCTGCTCGGCTAGGCGTGGTGACAGGCAAAGATTTGGGTGAGGTCTGCCATCTCTACTACCCTAAG GTGCCCCGCACCCTCCTATGGCTAACCATTGAGCTGGCCATTGTGGGCTCAGACATGCAGGAGGTCATCGGTACAGCTATTGCCTTCAACCTGCTCTCAGCTGGACG AATCCCACTCTGGGGTGGTGTCCTGATCACCATAGTGGAcaccttcttcttcctcttccttgatAACTACG GGTTGCGAAAGCTGGAAGCCTTTTTTGGATTCCTTATTACTATTATGGCCTTGACCTTCGGTTATGAG TATGTGGTGGCACAACCCTCCCAGGGAGCACTTCTTCGAGACCTGTTCCTGCCCTCATGCCCTGGCTGTGGTCATCCTGAGCTGCTGCAGGCCGTGGGCATTGTGGGTGCCATCATCATGCCCCACAACATCTACCTGCACTCGGCTCTGGTCAAG TCTCGAGAGATAGACCGGACCCGCCGAATGGACATCCAAGAAGCCAACATGTACTTCCTGATTGAAGCCACCATCGCCCTATCTGTCTCCTTCATCATCAACCTCTTTGTCATGGCTGTCTTTGGACAGGCCTTCTACCAGCAAACTAACCAGGCTGCG TTCAACATCTGTGCCAACAGCAGCCTCCACGACTACGCCAACATCTTCCCCATGAACAACCAGACAGTAGCCGTGGACATTTACCAAGGA GGCGTGATCCTAGGTTGCCTCTTCGGCCCCGCAGCCCTTTACATTTGGGCCATAGGTCTCCTGGCAGCCGGGCAGAGCTCCACTATGACAGGCACCTACGCTGGACAGTTCGTGATGGAG GGCTTCCTGAGGCTGCGATGGTCACGCTTTGCTAGAGTCCTTCTCACCCGCTCCTGTGCCATTCTGCCCACTGTGTTGGTGGCTGTCTTCCGGGACCTGAAGGACCTGTCAGGTCTCAACGACCTGCTCAACGTGCTACAGAGTCTTCTG CTTCCATTTGCTGTGCTGCCCATCCTCACGTTCACCAGTTTGCCTGCCCTCATGAAGGAGTTTGCCAATGGACT GCTGAGCAAGGTCATCACTTCCTCCATCATGGTTCTGGTCTGTGCCATCAACCTCTACTTCGTGGTCAGCTACCTGCCCAGCCTCCCACACCCTGCCTACTTCAGCCTTGTAGCCCTGCTGGCTGCAGGTTACCTGGGCCTCACTACCTACCTG GTCTGGACCTGTTGCATTGTCCATGGAGCCACCTTTTTGGCCCACAGCTCCCACCAACACTTCCTGTATGGACTCtcggaagggaaggagggagagacttctggatga
- the SLC11A1 gene encoding natural resistance-associated macrophage protein 1 isoform X2, which produces MASDRGPQMLSRPSYGSISSPPSPGPQQVPPRETYLSEKILIPDTKSGTFSLRKLWAFTGPGFLMSIAFLDPGNIESDLQAGAVAKFKLLWVLLWATVLGLLCQRLAARLGVVTGKDLGEVCHLYYPKVPRTLLWLTIELAIVGSDMQEVIGTAIAFNLLSAGRIPLWGGVLITIVDTFFFLFLDNYGLRKLEAFFGFLITIMALTFGYEYVVAQPSQGALLRDLFLPSCPGCGHPELLQAVGIVGAIIMPHNIYLHSALVKSREIDRTRRMDIQEANMYFLIEATIALSVSFIINLFVMAVFGQAFYQQTNQAAFNICANSSLHDYANIFPMNNQTVAVDIYQGGVILGCLFGPAALYIWAIGLLAAGQSSTMTGTYAGQFVMEGFLRLRWSRFARVLLTRSCAILPTVLVAVFRDLKDLSGLNDLLNVLQSLLLPFAVLPILTFTSLPALMKEFANGLSGPVALSMEPPFWPTAPTNTSCMDSRKGRRERLLDEPPCKAWLQGDMHEADWPAGHGEATEGSNTQ; this is translated from the exons ATGGCAA GTGACAGGGGTCCCCAAATGCTGAGCAGGCCCAGCTATGGCTCCATCTCCAGCCCACCCAGCCCAGGACCACAGCAAGTGCCTCCCAGAGAGACCTACCTGAGTGAGAAGATCCTCATCCCGGACACAAAATCG GGCACATTCAGTCTGCGGAAGCTGTGGGCCTTCACAGGACCTGGCTTCCTCATGAGCATCGCTTTCCTGGACCCAGGAAACATCGAGTCAGATCTTCAGGCTGGCGCCGTGGCTAAATTCAAA CTGCTCTGGGTGCTGCTCTGGGCCACGGTGTTGGGCTTGCTCTGCCAGCGACTAGCTGCTCGGCTAGGCGTGGTGACAGGCAAAGATTTGGGTGAGGTCTGCCATCTCTACTACCCTAAG GTGCCCCGCACCCTCCTATGGCTAACCATTGAGCTGGCCATTGTGGGCTCAGACATGCAGGAGGTCATCGGTACAGCTATTGCCTTCAACCTGCTCTCAGCTGGACG AATCCCACTCTGGGGTGGTGTCCTGATCACCATAGTGGAcaccttcttcttcctcttccttgatAACTACG GGTTGCGAAAGCTGGAAGCCTTTTTTGGATTCCTTATTACTATTATGGCCTTGACCTTCGGTTATGAG TATGTGGTGGCACAACCCTCCCAGGGAGCACTTCTTCGAGACCTGTTCCTGCCCTCATGCCCTGGCTGTGGTCATCCTGAGCTGCTGCAGGCCGTGGGCATTGTGGGTGCCATCATCATGCCCCACAACATCTACCTGCACTCGGCTCTGGTCAAG TCTCGAGAGATAGACCGGACCCGCCGAATGGACATCCAAGAAGCCAACATGTACTTCCTGATTGAAGCCACCATCGCCCTATCTGTCTCCTTCATCATCAACCTCTTTGTCATGGCTGTCTTTGGACAGGCCTTCTACCAGCAAACTAACCAGGCTGCG TTCAACATCTGTGCCAACAGCAGCCTCCACGACTACGCCAACATCTTCCCCATGAACAACCAGACAGTAGCCGTGGACATTTACCAAGGA GGCGTGATCCTAGGTTGCCTCTTCGGCCCCGCAGCCCTTTACATTTGGGCCATAGGTCTCCTGGCAGCCGGGCAGAGCTCCACTATGACAGGCACCTACGCTGGACAGTTCGTGATGGAG GGCTTCCTGAGGCTGCGATGGTCACGCTTTGCTAGAGTCCTTCTCACCCGCTCCTGTGCCATTCTGCCCACTGTGTTGGTGGCTGTCTTCCGGGACCTGAAGGACCTGTCAGGTCTCAACGACCTGCTCAACGTGCTACAGAGTCTTCTG CTTCCATTTGCTGTGCTGCCCATCCTCACGTTCACCAGTTTGCCTGCCCTCATGAAGGAGTTTGCCAATGGACT GTCTGGACCTGTTGCATTGTCCATGGAGCCACCTTTTTGGCCCACAGCTCCCACCAACACTTCCTGTATGGACTCtcggaagggaaggagggagagacttctggatgaGCCCCCATGCAAAGCCTGGCTGCAAGGTGATATGCATGAGGCAGATTGGCCTGCTGGACATGGAGAGGCGACTGAAGGCAGCAACACACAGTAG